Within Deinococcus actinosclerus, the genomic segment CCAGCACGCCCAGCAGCAGCGCCAGGGACACGGCCGTGCGCATCAGTTCCCCCGCCCGTAGAGACTGCCAGCGGAGACGCCGAAGGATCCGGAGCTCGTGCCGGTGTTGCCGGACGGTGTGAAGCCGCTGCTGGTGGTGGCCGCACCCGTGCCTGCGGGTGTGTCGTAGGTATAGCGGTCGCTGTAGCGTTCGCCGTACAGGCCGCCCGGGCGGGGCGCGAGCGGCATGGGCGGCGCAATGCTGTTCACCCAGCGGTCCCAGACGCTGGTATAACTGCCGCTGACGAGATTGTTGTGCAGGCCGAAGTCCGGCACGAGATCCCAGAATCCACTGGGATTCGGGATGGGATTACCGGGGGTGCCCAGATCCGTGCCGTACCCGGCGAGCGGATCCGGACGCATCAGCACCGCGGCCCCGGCGGCCGCCATGGCCACAGCGGCGCCGGCGAGCAGGAGCATGGTGGGGGTGAACTTCTTGGTCATGTCGTCCTCACGGTGAAGGGCTGCTTCGTCACGCCCAGCTGAGCCAGGTTGGCGATGAGGTTCTGCTGCTTGGTGTTCAGTTCGCTCAGGCGGGTCAGGATGGGGCGTTTCTGCGCGGCCATCTTCTGGTCCCAGTCGGCCTTGGCCTTGACGTCCCAGCCTTCACTGAGGTCGTTTCGCTTGTTGCAGCCGAATCCGAAGGTGTAGGCGTCGTAGCAGCTCTGCATGTGCTTGGCGGACCACGCCTGGATGTGCTCCTGGGACATGGGCGCCGCGTCGATGCTGTTGAGCTGATCGGTGAGCCGCTTGATCTCGTTCTGCGCCTCGGAAAGCGCCTGGTCGAGTTCACGGATCTTGTCCGCACGGCGCCACTCCTCCTGCCGTTTCCGTTCGGCTTCCTGCGCGGCGAAGATGTCCGACGCGCTGGGGCCGATGGGGGCAACCACGCCGTTGCCGATCGGCAGGGAAGGAACGCCGGTGGCAGGCGTGCCGGACGTGGTGGCGCTGGGGCTGCCCGGAGAACTCAGGCGGGGTTTGAGCAGCAGGTACCCGCCCACGCCTGCACCCACGAGCAGCAGCGCCCCCAGGGAAACACTGACGGCAAGCATGGCCGTTCCGTCCTTCATGGTCACCAGTCCTTCTTCACGCCGGCGTACGCCCAGCCGGGGCCGATGTAGGAGTAATCGACCGGGCCGGTGTCGATCAGGACACTGGGGGCGTACCCGGTGGCCACACCCACCTGCACGGGTGGCAGGGAGGCGTCGGCCTTCCCAGGCAGCGTGACCGGCGCGCCCGTCCCGCCCGCGGCCACCTGGGGCCGGCGCAGGGTCAGCGCCAGCGCCACCCCGCCGGTCGCCAGGACGCCCAGAAGCGCCACGGCCAGGACGGGGCGGCGCATCAGGCCACCACCCGGTACGCGATGACGCCGAGGGCGACGATGCCCACTGCCAGTAGCCCGTAGGTCAGGGTCTGCTGGGTGGTCTTCGCCTGCAGGCGTTCATGCTCGATCTGAGCCTGGATGGCGGCCGTCTGCGCGTTGGCTGCGGCTTCGGCCGCCTCCGCTTTGGCCTTGCCGGTCCCGGTGAACGAATCGACGATGCTGGCGACGGGGCTGGCGAGTGCCCCCACAGCGGCTAACCATTCCATGGGCCCTCCTGGGGTGCCAGAGCTGATCGTGCTGCTGGCGTGCACCGCGGCCGCCTGCGTGTCATACGCGGCGGTTCGCTGGTAGTTCGTGCCGAAGTCCACGCGCTCAGAGCGTCCCGCCGCGCAGCTTCAGTTCCGCCTCCGCGTTCAGGCGCGCGGCGTCGAGCACGCGGATGGGCGTGTCAAAAAGTGGCAGGCTCAGCTCGTGCCGGGCGTACCGGTCGAAGGGGATGGGCGTGGTGCTGCGCACGGCGAGTTCCAGGCGGAACTGCGGGGGCAGCGGGTACTCGCGGCCGTCACTGCCGAAGGTGGGGGCGCTGCGGGCGTTCACCTGGTTCGTCTCGTTGATGCTGCGCAGCGCGCCGCCGAAGAGTTTCGCGCTGGACACGTCGCTGCCCAGGGGGCGCACCACGCGCAGTTCGAATTCACCGTTGCCGGTCGTGAAGTAGACGGCCACGCGCGTGGCGTTCCCGGGCCGGTCGACCGTGACGGTGCCGGCGTTCCAGTCAACGGCCGTCACGGCCGCGGGCAGCCAGGTCGTGCCGCCGTCCGCGCTGGTGTAGGCCTGCACGTCCGGGTGGCCGGTCGTGGGGAACGCCGCGGCGGGGCGGGGGGAGCGGACCAAGCTGTGCCCGGCGGCCGCCAGATCCACCACGTAGGGGCCGGCCGCGGTGCCGCCCGCTACGCCCACCTCGTGGCGGCCCTGCAGGTAGAAGCGGAAGGGCTCACCCCCCTTGAAGAGCAGCAGGTGCCCCAGCGGACCGCTTCACGCCCGGTCAGCAGGCCCAGGACCTGCTGACCGGGCGTGAAGCGGTCCGCGGTGAGCGTGATGCGCATGGCGTTCCCCAGCACCTGGAAGGGGTAGGCGCCCGTCATCAGTTCAGCTCCTCGAAGTCGATCTGGAAGAACGACTTCGTGGTGTCCACCACGTCAGGGCCCTCGACGTGGATCAGCAGCTGGTGCCCTTCGGGGATCTCAATGCCCAGGTTGGTGTTCAGGTCACTCTGGCTGATGATGGTGGCCTTGAAGTCCTCGTTGCGCTGATCCTGGGTGCTCAGGTCACGCCAGATGCTGTAAGGCAGTGCGCGGTGGAACTTGGGGAACTCGTCGGCCGGGCCGCGCGTGCCGATCAGGACGCGGGAGGCGCCGCTGATCTTGTTGCCGGCCGCGTCGCGCAGGTCCAGGATGATGTAGGTGCCCTGCACGCTGCGGTCGCGCACGTCGTTGCGGTTGTGCAGGCGGTACATGGCGCCGCGGGGCACGGTGATCTTCGCGTAGGGCGTGGCGACGTTCGCCACGTTCGCGGTGAGGGCGACGACGCTGGGATTGCTCTGGCTGGTGATGCTGGTTTTACGCATGGGTCACGTCTCCTTGAAGGTCAGCGGATGGCCGGGAAGAGGTCCTGCAGGATGTGAGCGACCGCCACGGCCGCAATCCCCAGGAAGGCGTACTGGGCGTTGCCGTTCGGCACGTACTCGATGCCTGCCACGGAACCCACAACCAGGCCGAGGCGGGCGAGCTGGCGGTTGGTGCCCAGTTGCGGGGCTTCCGCACCGGCCTTGCCGTCCGCGTCCGGCGCGAAGAACTTCAGCTGACCGCCCTGCAGGCTGGCGATGCCGAACGTGTCGCGCATGCCGGTCCACAGTTGCTTCTCGATCACGGCGCCCACGGCCGCGCCGGCGGCAGTCGCCAGCACGCGCGGATCCGTGAGGGTTTCGATGATGTTGCCGTCCGGTTTACTGAGCCACTGTTCCTTTTTCATGCCTGCTCCTTGAGAGATTCGATGCGCACAGCGGCGTATTCACGGCGGATCAGCGCGCGAATGAGTTGCCGCACCGCTTCCCGCTCTGCCCAGTCGACGACCGGCAGATCCATGTACCGGCCGATGACCGGCAGGGCGTGATCCACCGCCTCAATGCGGGGCATGGCGAGATCCAGCGCGAACGCTTCCCGCTCCTGCCCGTCCACGCCGGGCAGGGCGTTCCAGGCGTGCGCGACGCCCTCACGGGCAAGGGCCGTCACCTGCGCCCAGATCTGTTTCATGACTTCCTGGTTCATGGGGTCTCCTTTACGCGGCGATCGCCACGCGCCCGCCCTGTCCGTCCCGGCGGATCACGACCGTGCGGCCGCGCTTGCTGTCCCGCACGGCGTACTCCAGGGCCTGCCCGTCATCCGGCCGCGCGAACGTTTCCGGATCCGGGATGGACGGGAAGAGCGACTGGATGCGCCTCCGGTCGTTGAAGTCGGTCATGTTGAACACGACCAGGACGTTCACCTGCTTGATGGCCAGGTGCGACAGGGTTTCGCCGGTGGTGCTCTGTAGCGTCTGCGTGATCTTCACGAGGTCGAACCCGAACTTGCGGCCCTCGGTTTCCAGGCGGGCCATGGCGGCCGGCATGCTCTTCTTCGCCAGGAACAGGTGCGTCTCGTCGTACACGACCAGGCACTCCGTGACGCTGGTGTTGTACTGGCCCAGGAGCCACAGGGCGCGGCCCAGGGTGTCCAGGAAGCGCTTGCAGTTCTCACCGGGCGCGACTTCGAAGAACACGCGCTTGTGATGCCGGATGAGGCCCGCGAGGCCTTCGACGTCGTACTCGCGCTGCTGCTGCTCTTCACCCACGTACTCGCGGTGCGCGCAGTGGCGGGACAGCTCCTCGGTGGTGTTGATCATCACGAGGTGCCGGGCGCGGCCTTCCAGGGCAGGCAGGAGATCCTGGTCGACCCAGTGGCTCTTGCCGCTGCCGGACGAGCCGCAGACGAGCATGTTCAGGTACCCGCGGCCGGCCACGTCAGTCCGTCTCGGTCTCGTCGTCCAAGAGTTCCCTGGCCGTGTCCGCGTCGACCACCAAAACGGTCTGGCGGGGACGGGTGGGGATCAGGCCCTCGAGGAGTTTCAGGAGGCCGTAGGCGGCCAGGGTCGTCAGGATGATCTCTTCCGTGCGGTTGTTCATGCGTGCACCACCTTCTGGGTCGTGGGGTTCAGAGCGCTGCGGCCGTTCAGGAAGGCCAGCGGATCCGAGAAGTACTTGCGGGTCAGGGCATCCTCGACGGGATCCAGCCCAGCGAGCGGACGGGCCACGCCGCCGGTCGCGGGGTTGTGCGGGTTGAAGCGCGGGTTGGGCAGGGCGAGCTTGATCACGTCGAAGTGCAGGTGCACGTTGTCGGTGCCGCTGGTGCCCATGCGGCCGATCTGCTGGCCGGCCGTGACGCGCTGGCCTTCTTTGACGTCCCGGGCGTACAGGTGCGAGGACCGCGTGTAGAGGCCCAGCTGCGCGTGGTAGATCACGACGTTGTGGCCATACCCGGAGGCGCTGGCGGGCGGGGTGCTGCTGACGACCACACCGTCAGCCATCGCCACGACCTTCAGGCCCAGCGGGCCCAGGAAGTCGATCCCGGTGTGGTAGCCGTAGCCGCTGCGGTACGTGCCCAGCGCGGCGTGCCCCATGAATCTGGGGCCGATCCGGACGCGGGACAGGTCCACGGGCCAGTAGAAGGGCCCGGCCGGGGTGGGCGTGGACGTGTCGCGCTTGGGGGGCGGGGGCTTATTGATAGCGACGTAAATACGAGCTGGTATGCTGGAGGTGTGGCTGAATGGCATCCATCCAAGTACTCCCGGGCGCAGCTGGAGGAACGCCGACTGGCGGCGACCCCCTGGCTTCAAGGGGGCCAGCATTCACAGCAGGCGATTGCCGATCACTTTGGCGTGTCCGTCCACACCGTCAGTAACTGGAAGAAACGCCTGAAGCGCACCGGCAGTCTCCAGGCAACGGTGACGACAGGACGCCCATCCCGACTCACCGCCGCCCAGCTCGAACAGGTCCGCACCCTCCTGCGGGAGGGTGCGCTGCACCACGGCTTCCCTGATCCGACCTGGAGCACCAGACGAGTCGCAGACCTGATCGGGCGGCACTTCGACGTGTGGTACCACCCCGATCACGTCCGGAGAATTCTTCGTCAGCTGGGGTTCACGCCCCAGATGCCGGATGGACGGGCAGCAGAACGTAATGAACTCCGGATCGCGTCCTGGAAAGAACAGGTGGCTCCGGAGTTGGGAAAAAAAGGTCGCGCAGGGCGCAACCCTGGTGTACCTGGATGAGGTTGGCTTCTCGCTGAAAGGCGTGCGAAGACGAACGTGGTCGACCAGGGGCGTCACGCCCCTGGTCACACTCCCGGCCAACTGGGAAAAACTCTCGACCATCGGGGCGATCACCTCGGACGGTCGATTCTTCCAGCACACGAAGCCTGGGGCGATCCGGAGTGGGGACGTCATCCGGTTCTTCCAGCATCTGTTGCGCCATGCGCAGGGGGAGATCGTGGTGGTGCTGGACAACGCGGGCATTCACCGAGCGAAGGCAACTCAGGCGTTCGTGGATCTCCACGAACGCCTGTCGCTGGTGTTTTTGCCGCCTTACGCTCCAGAGTTGAATCCGATCGAGCTGGTGTGGGCGTACGTGAAGCGGAATGTGCTGGGGAACTTCTGTGCCCGCTCAGTGGGCATGCTGAAAGCGAAGCTGGTGAAGGCCTGGCAGCGGGTTCGGTACATCGACCTGCCTCAACATTTGATGGACTCGAACTTATGCCGTTATCAATAATGCATCGCAGTCAAAGTCAAGTGTGGTTGACCATAGTAATTAAATAGATTTTTTTACTTTTATCGTGTTGCAAGTCTCTTCGATTGTTTTTATGTTCTCCACGCGTTCAGTTGTTCCAAGACATCTAATCCTGGCCAAACCTTCAATTCTCTCAAATGATTCAAAGTTAAAGCGAGTAGTTTGTGAGCTCCGGGCGCCATTTCTAGTTTCGGAGATTTGAATATCCCTATTACTATATCTTCTCACTTCAGTCACTCTGTCGTACATCAAGTTTGGCATATTGCCCGAATTTAAATTATAAATCCCGATTGAAATATTAATGTCTCTGTATTTATCCCTCATCTCTAGCTCGTTGCTTTCACTATCTTGAATTTCAAAAGTACCAAGTGCATTCACGGATAAGTCAAACCTACCCTCATCTTCATTATCTGGAAGGCTGAGTATCTTTGAATATCGAAGAGGTCCAATTTTCTCAGCACTGGCCATAGCACGGGCAATTTCTTTTTTAGCTTTATAGTCAATAAAGATAAATATTGATGAAAATGAAATCCATACTATGCCAAACAACGACACAAGGATTTTAAACATTAAAGATGCTTTTCTACCCATCCACAACAAAGAAGCCACAATTATGATTCCGAACAACATAGTGTAGAGCACACCAGAGTATAACGGCACTTATTCCTTATCGTTGCCTCAAGTGAGGATCACTGTGACTGCACTACCCGCCGCAATGTACCTTCGAGTATCCAGCAAGCCTCAGGCCGGTGAGGACCGTTTCGGCCTTGCCGCCCAGGAGCACGAGTGCCGCGCCTACGCCGCGCGCCTGGGCCTCCAAGTGGCGCGGGTGTATGTCGACCAGATCACGGGCGTCTCCAGCGACCGCGTGCAGTTCCAGCAGCTTCTGCAAGACGCCCCGGCGTACAGCGCCGTGATCCTCGGCGTGCAAGACCGGCTGGCGCGGGACGTACCTCTCTCCTACGCCATGCTGGGCGCCCTGCAGGACGCCGGCCTGAAGGTGTACAGCGCCGGGGAAGGTGCGCTGGACCTGGAAGACGACTCGTCCGCGCTGGGCTTCGGGATCCGCGCGGTGATCGCCGATCAGGAGCGTCGGCGCATCACCAAGCGCATGTACAGCGGGAAGCTGGCCAAGGTGCGCGCGGGGCAGCCAGTCACGCCGATCAGCGCGTACGGATGGCGGAACGGCCAGGTGCTCGAGGAGCAGGCCCGGTGGGTGCGCTGGATCTTCGACCAGCTGGAAACACAGGGTTCCAATCAGGTCATGTGGGCCCTCGAGGCACATGGGGTGCCCTCCCCTGCCGGGCGACCGCGTTGGGGGAAAAGCACGATCCTGAAGCTGGTGCAGAACCCGCTGTACCGGGGCGTGTACGAGTATGGCCGGAAGGGTGAGCGCCTGACTCTGCAGGTCGAGGCCCTGGTCACGCCAGAGCAGTGGTACCGCGTGAACGCGGTCATACAGGGACGCTTCCGTAATCAGGGCCGGGCGGGGTCGCAGGCGCACGTGTACGAGTTACAGGGCGTGGCGCGGTGTGGCGCCTGCGGGCACGTGATTACGTCTACAGGCGTCCAGCATCTCAAGAGTGGGGGCAAGCTCCGGTACTACTACTGCCGGGGCACCCTGAAGGTCGAGGGCGCCAACTGCACGCACTGGACGTACTACCGCATCGAGGAGGTCCACGACGTCGTGCACCAGGCGCTGCGGCAACTGGCAGGGGATGCGGATGCGGTCCTGCGGGCCGTGCAGACACCTGCCCCGCGCGGCCCGGTGCAGGGTGAAGCACTGGCCCGGCTGGACGCCGAGTGGGAACGCTGGAAGGGCGCGCTGCGAGCCGGAGCCATCACGCCGGAGGAGCTAGCCAGCGAACGCCGGCGCATCGATGAGGCCCGGGCAAAGTTGCGCGCGGCACCTGCGGCGGCCGCCCCGCTGGACGTGCAGGCCTGGCAGGCAGCCCTCTCGGACAAGCTGGGCAGCCTACCCCTCGGCGAAACGCTGCGCGCCGCCGGGATCACGGTCTTGCTGAG encodes:
- a CDS encoding ATP-binding protein translates to MAGRGYLNMLVCGSSGSGKSHWVDQDLLPALEGRARHLVMINTTEELSRHCAHREYVGEEQQQREYDVEGLAGLIRHHKRVFFEVAPGENCKRFLDTLGRALWLLGQYNTSVTECLVVYDETHLFLAKKSMPAAMARLETEGRKFGFDLVKITQTLQSTTGETLSHLAIKQVNVLVVFNMTDFNDRRRIQSLFPSIPDPETFARPDDGQALEYAVRDSKRGRTVVIRRDGQGGRVAIAA
- a CDS encoding M23 family metallopeptidase, encoding MDLSRVRIGPRFMGHAALGTYRSGYGYHTGIDFLGPLGLKVVAMADGVVVSSTPPASASGYGHNVVIYHAQLGLYTRSSHLYARDVKEGQRVTAGQQIGRMGTSGTDNVHLHFDVIKLALPNPRFNPHNPATGGVARPLAGLDPVEDALTRKYFSDPLAFLNGRSALNPTTQKVVHA
- a CDS encoding IS630 family transposase (programmed frameshift) yields the protein MAEWHPSKYSRAQLEERRLAATPWLQGGQHSQQAIADHFGVSVHTVSNWKKRLKRTGSLQATVTTGRPSRLTAAQLEQVRTLLREGALHHGFPDPTWSTRRVADLIGRHFDVWYHPDHVRRILRQLGFTPQMPDGRAAERNELRIASWKEQVAPELEKKVAQGATLVYLDEVGFSLKGVRRRTWSTRGVTPLVTLPANWEKLSTIGAITSDGRFFQHTKPGAIRSGDVIRFFQHLLRHAQGEIVVVLDNAGIHRAKATQAFVDLHERLSLVFLPPYAPELNPIELVWAYVKRNVLGNFCARSVGMLKAKLVKAWQRVRYIDLPQHLMDSNLCRYQ
- a CDS encoding recombinase family protein, producing MYLRVSSKPQAGEDRFGLAAQEHECRAYAARLGLQVARVYVDQITGVSSDRVQFQQLLQDAPAYSAVILGVQDRLARDVPLSYAMLGALQDAGLKVYSAGEGALDLEDDSSALGFGIRAVIADQERRRITKRMYSGKLAKVRAGQPVTPISAYGWRNGQVLEEQARWVRWIFDQLETQGSNQVMWALEAHGVPSPAGRPRWGKSTILKLVQNPLYRGVYEYGRKGERLTLQVEALVTPEQWYRVNAVIQGRFRNQGRAGSQAHVYELQGVARCGACGHVITSTGVQHLKSGGKLRYYYCRGTLKVEGANCTHWTYYRIEEVHDVVHQALRQLAGDADAVLRAVQTPAPRGPVQGEALARLDAEWERWKGALRAGAITPEELASERRRIDEARAKLRAAPAAAAPLDVQAWQAALSDKLGSLPLGETLRAAGITVLLSEGGAVTFQVRGGR